From the genome of Delphinus delphis chromosome 8, mDelDel1.2, whole genome shotgun sequence, one region includes:
- the RCN1 gene encoding reticulocalbin-1 — protein sequence MARGGRGRHLGLALGLLLALVLAPPALRAKPTVRKERVVRPDSELGERPPEDNQSFQYDHEAFLGKEDSKTFDQLTSEESKERLGKIVDRIDNDGDGFVTTEELKTWIKRVQKRYIYDNVAKVWKDYDRDKDDKISWEEYKQATYGYYLGNPTEFHDTSDHHTFKKMLPRDERRFKAADLDGDQTATREEFTAFLHPEEFEHMKEIVVLETLEDIDKNGDGFVDQDEYIADMFSHEENGPEPDWVLSEREQFNEFRDLNKDGKLDKDEIRHWILPQDYDHAQAEARHLVYESDKNKDEKLTKEEILDNWNMFVGSQATNYGEDLTKNHDEL from the exons ATGGCGCGCGGCGGCCGCGGTCGCCACCTGGGGCTggccctggggctgctgctggcGCTGGTGCTGGCGCCCCCGGCGCTGCGGGCCAAGCCCACGGTGCGCAAGGAGCGCGTGGTGCGGCCCGACTCGGAGCTGGGCGAGCGGCCGCCCGAGGACAACCAGAGCTTCCAATACGACCACGAGGCCTTCCTGGGCAAGGAGGACTCCAAGACCTTCGACCAGCTCACCTCGGAGGAGAGCAAGGAGAGGCTGGG gaAGATTGTCGATCGAATTGACAATGATGGGGATGGCTTTGTCACCACCGAGGAGCTGAAAACCTGGATCAAACGGGTGCAGAAAAGGTACATCTACGATAATGTCGCCAAAGTCTGGAAGGATTATGATCGGGACAAAGACGATAAAATTTCCTGGGAAGAATACAAACAAGCCACCTACGGTTACTACCTAG GAAACCCCACAGAGTTTCATGATACTTCAGATCAtcacacctttaaaaaaatgctgccaCGTGACGAGAGAAGGTTCAAGGCTGCAGACCTCGATGGTGACCAGACAGCCACCCGGGAGGAGTTCACCGCCTTTCTGCACCCTGAGGAGTTTGAGCATATGAAGGAAATTGTGGTTTTG GAGACCCTGGAGGACATCGACAAGAATGGGGATGGCTTTGTAGATCAGGATGAGTATATTG CTGATATGTTTTCCCACGAGGAGAATGGCCCTGAGCCAGACTGGGTGCTGTCAGAACGGGAGCAGTTTAATGAATTCCGAGATCTGAACAAGGACGGGAAGCTGGACAAAGATGAGATCCGCCACTGGATCCTCCCACAAGACTATGACCACGCACAGGCTGAGGCCAGGCACCTGGTGTATGAGTCGGACAAAAATAAG GATGAAAAGCTCACTAAAGAGGAGATCTTGGACAACTGGAACATGTTTGTTGGAAGTCAGGCTACTAATTATGGGGAAGATCTCACCAAAAACCATGATGAGCTTTGA